The following proteins are co-located in the Rhodococcus opacus B4 genome:
- the dapA gene encoding 4-hydroxy-tetrahydrodipicolinate synthase — protein sequence MSKQLSGVLTALTTPFDADEQIDVKKLQVVVDRSIKAGVDGVVAAGSTGEVGALSSDERLRLVDTVIEHADGRVPVIAQTGATTTAEAIRLSRAAEKSGADVLMLITPFYEPLSTEETVTYIKDVASSVELPIMLYNIPAVTGVNLNPGTVRSLAEEVDNIRYIKDSSANWEQALQLIHHHSDVIGTFIGWDSYIYSALVEGAAGVMAGAANVVPDEIVAVNRLIADGDLHGALGKWRDLYPVIDSMISVPFISAVKAGLALQGEPVGAPRRPTAELPAEQVERIGRALKKLADRSG from the coding sequence ATGTCCAAGCAACTCAGCGGTGTCCTCACTGCACTGACCACCCCGTTCGACGCCGACGAGCAGATCGACGTGAAGAAGCTCCAGGTCGTGGTGGACCGCTCGATCAAGGCGGGCGTAGACGGAGTCGTCGCGGCCGGATCGACCGGTGAGGTCGGGGCGCTGTCTTCGGACGAGCGCCTGCGGCTCGTCGACACGGTCATCGAACATGCCGATGGCCGGGTGCCCGTCATCGCTCAGACCGGTGCCACGACAACGGCAGAAGCCATCCGGCTTTCCCGCGCCGCCGAGAAGTCCGGCGCAGACGTGCTCATGCTGATCACGCCGTTCTACGAGCCGCTTTCGACCGAGGAGACGGTGACGTACATCAAGGATGTCGCTTCGTCGGTGGAACTGCCGATCATGCTGTACAACATCCCCGCGGTCACTGGCGTGAACCTGAATCCCGGCACCGTTCGCTCGCTGGCCGAAGAGGTCGACAACATCCGATACATCAAGGATTCGAGCGCGAACTGGGAACAGGCGCTGCAGCTGATCCACCACCACAGTGACGTGATCGGTACGTTCATCGGCTGGGACTCCTACATCTACAGTGCGCTGGTCGAAGGCGCTGCCGGGGTCATGGCAGGTGCCGCGAACGTGGTTCCCGACGAGATCGTCGCCGTCAACCGGCTCATCGCCGACGGCGACCTCCACGGCGCGCTCGGCAAGTGGCGTGACCTGTACCCGGTGATCGATTCGATGATCTCCGTTCCGTTCATCTCCGCCGTCAAGGCGGGACTTGCTCTGCAGGGTGAGCCGGTCGGAGCTCCCCGTCGGCCCACGGCAGAACTTCCCGCCGAGCAGGTCGAGCGCATCGGACGGGCTCTGAAGAAGCTCGCTGACCGGAGCGGGTAA
- a CDS encoding protoporphyrinogen/coproporphyrinogen oxidase, whose translation MRDVVVVGAGLAGLSAGWRLRHWDTLVLESDERVGGRIRSERRGSYWLNWGGHVFAGPGSSTEALLNEAGVMSVDIPGSLQALSMNGKFLRKGHIATYPFRIPMSLSARVATMRAGMKVVAGVGKYTGVVRKRAGESGAMRQQRIYDFANDESFLDFVGDLPEDAAALFKTTVTRSAGNMDQISAGAGIGYFSLVLGFGQGLSRGIVGGPSTLTEALAASLGDRVQLGAAVHEVVHKKDSVIVRYRQDGRDHEVEARTVVLATTADVSHRVGVDLPDDLRDALSQVKYGPHVSSAFLTDEKTKQPWDDIYAIAAPKRSFAIALNQASIVRGSESVRQPGGSFMTFSPAALGQALLDKSDEEVVQTHLADLEQILGPGFSDTVVEAKAARWKNASPYSFPGRAKLQPTLTRGAGRVFLAGDYLGTLYTETSITSGFSAAQEVTSVLATHRQTRHSSPVVAQAASA comes from the coding sequence GTGCGAGATGTAGTTGTAGTCGGCGCGGGCCTGGCCGGACTCTCGGCCGGCTGGCGGTTGCGTCATTGGGACACCCTCGTTCTGGAGTCCGACGAGCGCGTCGGTGGCCGTATTCGCTCCGAACGTCGCGGGTCGTACTGGCTGAACTGGGGTGGCCACGTGTTCGCCGGCCCCGGATCCTCGACCGAAGCCCTGCTCAACGAGGCCGGCGTCATGTCGGTCGACATCCCCGGGTCGCTTCAGGCGCTCTCCATGAACGGGAAGTTCCTGCGCAAGGGACACATCGCCACCTATCCGTTCCGGATCCCGATGTCGCTGTCGGCGCGGGTGGCGACCATGCGCGCCGGCATGAAGGTGGTGGCGGGCGTCGGCAAGTACACCGGAGTGGTCCGCAAGCGCGCCGGTGAGTCGGGCGCCATGCGTCAGCAGCGAATCTACGACTTCGCGAACGACGAGTCTTTCCTCGACTTCGTCGGAGACCTGCCCGAGGACGCGGCCGCCCTGTTCAAGACCACCGTTACCCGGTCGGCGGGAAACATGGACCAGATCTCTGCAGGCGCCGGCATCGGCTACTTCAGCCTGGTGCTCGGCTTCGGGCAGGGCCTCAGCCGCGGCATCGTCGGTGGGCCGTCTACCCTCACCGAGGCCCTCGCCGCATCGCTGGGTGACCGCGTTCAGCTTGGTGCCGCGGTCCACGAGGTCGTGCACAAGAAGGACTCGGTGATCGTTCGCTATCGCCAGGACGGCCGTGACCACGAGGTGGAGGCGCGAACGGTCGTGCTGGCCACGACCGCGGACGTGTCCCACCGCGTCGGCGTCGACCTGCCGGACGACCTGCGCGACGCGCTCTCGCAGGTCAAGTACGGCCCCCACGTCAGCTCGGCGTTCCTCACCGACGAGAAGACGAAGCAGCCGTGGGACGACATCTACGCCATCGCTGCCCCGAAGCGTTCCTTCGCGATTGCCCTGAACCAGGCAAGCATCGTGCGCGGCAGCGAATCCGTCCGGCAGCCGGGCGGCAGCTTCATGACGTTCTCGCCGGCAGCCCTGGGTCAGGCGCTGCTCGACAAGAGCGACGAAGAAGTCGTACAGACTCACCTCGCCGATCTCGAGCAGATCCTCGGGCCGGGATTCTCCGACACGGTCGTCGAGGCCAAGGCCGCGCGATGGAAGAATGCGTCGCCCTACAGCTTCCCGGGCCGCGCGAAGCTGCAACCCACGCTGACTCGTGGAGCCGGTCGCGTCTTCCTGGCCGGCGACTACCTCGGAACGCTCTACACGGAAACGTCGATCACCTCCGGGTTCTCCGCCGCACAAGAGGTGACCAGTGTGCTTGCCACACACCGTCAGACCCGTCACAGCAGCCCCGTGGTCGCACAGGCCGCCAGCGCCTGA
- a CDS encoding aldehyde dehydrogenase family protein, which yields MIVSDDLPPSQHYIGGEFVAGEAGSFTDIVDPATETVIARIPEGTTADVDRAVAAAVAAKPDWARLVPRQRSEILHRIADRLEQNSEILARIESANTGKPFEVSNDDVAGTVDTFRFMAGAFTCHHLPLRGRLRREPPLAHPP from the coding sequence TTGATCGTCTCCGACGATCTTCCGCCGTCGCAGCACTACATCGGCGGAGAATTCGTCGCAGGCGAGGCGGGCTCGTTCACGGACATCGTCGACCCCGCCACCGAGACCGTCATCGCCCGAATCCCCGAAGGCACCACCGCAGACGTCGACCGAGCCGTCGCCGCCGCGGTCGCCGCCAAGCCGGACTGGGCGCGGCTGGTCCCCAGACAACGCTCGGAAATACTGCACCGCATCGCCGACCGACTCGAACAGAACTCCGAGATCCTCGCCCGAATCGAATCCGCCAACACCGGCAAACCCTTCGAGGTGTCGAACGACGACGTCGCCGGCACCGTCGACACCTTCCGATTCATGGCGGGCGCATTTACGTGCCACCACCTCCCTCTCCGCGGGCGACTACGCCGAGAACCACCTCTCGCTCATCCTCCGTGA
- a CDS encoding alpha/beta fold hydrolase — protein MGTSRLGDVELTYQLRERGERVVLVHASAFASWYDPLIEQLTAYSTLRYRRRLRKSDSGVYRALTVAEDAGTCVSVMDHVGWDAAHIVGHSYGALVALQLATENPGRVGSVALLEPAIRGVASSEQIIVALQPVIAAYRSGDKAAAVDGFLRHVCGDGYRGVLDRMVPHAFDDALEEADLFFQSELPAVQQWSFGAAESERITQPVLNVLGAESAPRFVEGSELLQSWFPRAERLSVPKAGHLLMVQNPTAVARGLKDFFSRHPIDQVGSALRRRSL, from the coding sequence GTGGGTACTTCGAGGCTCGGCGACGTCGAACTGACTTATCAGCTGCGCGAGCGCGGTGAGCGTGTCGTGCTCGTCCATGCCAGCGCCTTCGCCTCGTGGTATGACCCGCTGATCGAGCAGCTGACGGCGTATTCGACCCTGCGGTATCGTCGGCGGCTCCGAAAATCGGACAGTGGGGTATACCGGGCGCTCACGGTCGCCGAAGATGCCGGAACCTGCGTCAGCGTGATGGATCATGTCGGCTGGGACGCAGCCCACATCGTGGGGCACTCCTATGGTGCGCTTGTCGCGCTCCAATTGGCGACGGAGAATCCTGGGCGCGTCGGCTCGGTGGCACTGCTCGAACCCGCAATCCGGGGGGTCGCCAGCTCGGAGCAGATCATCGTTGCGCTCCAACCGGTCATCGCTGCCTACCGATCGGGCGACAAGGCGGCCGCGGTGGACGGGTTCCTGCGCCATGTGTGCGGCGACGGCTATCGAGGCGTGCTCGACCGGATGGTTCCACACGCCTTCGACGACGCACTCGAAGAGGCTGACTTGTTCTTTCAATCGGAGTTGCCGGCCGTGCAGCAGTGGAGTTTCGGAGCAGCGGAGTCCGAGCGCATCACGCAGCCGGTGCTCAATGTGCTCGGCGCCGAGTCCGCGCCGCGGTTCGTCGAAGGAAGCGAGCTCCTGCAGTCCTGGTTCCCGCGGGCCGAGAGACTTTCCGTGCCGAAGGCCGGGCACCTTCTGATGGTCCAGAACCCCACGGCAGTGGCGCGGGGCCTGAAGGATTTCTTCTCACGTCATCCGATCGACCAGGTCGGGAGTGCGCTTCGTCGCCGCAGTCTCTGA
- a CDS encoding aldehyde dehydrogenase family protein, with amino-acid sequence MCPTAPNVRARKSSAPSSPSKRSPTRTTQSAAPTTSPSDCPHRSGRRTPRRSHDVAARIDAGTVWVNSHLVLANEVPWGGFKGSGYGRDLSIYALDDYSRTKHIMHNHGR; translated from the coding sequence GTGTGCCCGACGGCGCCGAATGTGCGCGCGAGGAAATCTTCGGCCCCGTCGTCACCGTCGAAACGTTCACCGACGAGGACGACGCAATCCGCCGCGCCAACGACGTCCCCTTCGGACTGTCCGCATCGGTCTGGACGGAGAACGCCCCGTCGCAGCCACGATGTCGCCGCCCGCATCGACGCCGGAACCGTGTGGGTGAACTCCCATCTCGTCCTCGCGAACGAGGTCCCCTGGGGCGGCTTCAAAGGATCCGGCTACGGGCGTGACCTGTCGATCTACGCACTCGACGACTACTCCCGCACCAAACACATCATGCACAACCACGGGCGCTGA
- a CDS encoding alanine/glycine:cation symporter family protein: MPEIDWAELLTTLADGIWGPMAYVVLGLGLAYTIAMKGIQFRRIPDMIRQLREHSEGEGGLSSFQALVLALGSRVGVGSIAGVATAVGGGGPGALLWMAVTGLVGCTVGYAEATLAQVFKRQVEDEDRQKAGEDIGGMPYYIKYGLKLPKVAALIAFLGLVGYGFMFPGFQVSTIASSAQLAFGLPSWVPAVFVTALIALVIFGGTTRIVKVTQTLVPTLAIGYLVLALAVIIANLESVPDAIKLIVNSAFGIDPVLGGIAGAAVAWGVRRAVFASANGIGEATFAAAAARTSHPGKQGLVQTFSIYIDVLLICMATGLMMVVSGQYNVSDGSGGHLVENLPGVEAGPNWVQKSIDTLAPGWGAGFIAVAVFLFGFTCLLLYYYVANSNLLFLLNGRKGPVPRLILKLGTLAIVFVGSVVNAGIVWAIGDIGLGMIAWINLACLVLLFPLVYKVYRDFEQQKKRGLDPTFVPKSLGIEGADFWEESSAATVTADRKD, from the coding sequence GTGCCGGAAATCGACTGGGCCGAGTTACTCACGACTCTGGCAGACGGTATCTGGGGACCGATGGCCTATGTCGTCCTGGGCCTCGGGTTGGCGTACACCATCGCCATGAAAGGCATTCAGTTCCGGCGCATTCCCGACATGATCCGCCAGCTGAGAGAGCACAGCGAGGGCGAGGGCGGCCTGTCCTCCTTCCAAGCGCTCGTGCTCGCTCTCGGGAGCCGCGTCGGTGTCGGAAGCATCGCGGGCGTCGCAACGGCGGTCGGCGGTGGTGGACCGGGCGCTCTGCTGTGGATGGCCGTGACGGGACTCGTCGGCTGTACCGTCGGATACGCCGAGGCCACCCTCGCGCAGGTGTTCAAACGCCAGGTGGAGGACGAGGACCGGCAGAAGGCCGGCGAGGACATCGGCGGCATGCCGTACTACATCAAGTACGGACTGAAGCTTCCGAAGGTCGCGGCACTCATCGCGTTTCTCGGGCTGGTCGGCTACGGCTTCATGTTCCCCGGGTTCCAGGTCAGCACGATTGCGTCCAGTGCTCAGCTGGCGTTCGGATTGCCGAGCTGGGTGCCTGCCGTCTTCGTCACCGCTCTGATCGCTCTGGTGATCTTCGGCGGCACGACGCGGATCGTCAAAGTCACTCAGACTCTCGTCCCGACGCTTGCAATCGGGTACCTCGTGCTGGCACTGGCCGTGATCATCGCGAACCTCGAAAGCGTCCCTGACGCAATCAAGCTCATCGTGAACTCGGCATTCGGTATCGATCCCGTGCTGGGCGGTATCGCGGGCGCCGCAGTCGCGTGGGGTGTACGCCGGGCGGTCTTCGCGTCCGCGAACGGCATCGGTGAGGCCACCTTTGCGGCCGCGGCGGCGCGCACCTCGCATCCCGGCAAGCAGGGCCTCGTCCAAACGTTCAGCATCTACATCGATGTCCTGCTGATCTGCATGGCAACGGGTTTGATGATGGTGGTGTCCGGCCAGTACAACGTCTCGGACGGCTCCGGCGGGCATCTCGTCGAGAATCTTCCCGGCGTCGAGGCAGGGCCGAACTGGGTCCAGAAGTCCATCGACACACTGGCGCCGGGATGGGGTGCGGGATTCATCGCCGTGGCCGTGTTCCTGTTCGGCTTCACCTGCCTGCTGCTGTACTACTACGTGGCGAACTCGAATCTCCTGTTCCTGCTGAACGGGAGGAAGGGGCCGGTGCCCAGGCTGATTCTCAAACTCGGCACACTCGCGATCGTCTTCGTGGGCTCCGTGGTGAACGCCGGAATCGTGTGGGCCATCGGCGATATCGGACTCGGAATGATTGCCTGGATCAACCTCGCCTGCCTGGTACTGCTGTTCCCTCTGGTCTACAAGGTCTACCGCGACTTCGAGCAACAGAAGAAGCGCGGACTCGACCCGACGTTCGTCCCGAAGTCGCTCGGCATCGAAGGAGCCGACTTCTGGGAGGAGAGCAGCGCCGCGACCGTTACGGCAGATCGCAAAGATTGA
- a CDS encoding reverse transcriptase family protein, which yields MATDGAWTRAGLVLRFEETGVPDAGRIAIRLHDLMPTPPIGGIDSVHRLLSELPLIAPPEPIVDEVSGNDWKFDVPQWSRTAAVAEAVGLTPTELDWFADSGGWLRTKAPPLQHYRYRIRSDNRLLEAPKERLREVQRRVLRTVLDRVPPHVAAHGFVRGRSVHTFAAPHAGHEVVLRVDLRAFFPSVSRTRVQAVFDALGYPARVSRVLAGLCTTSTPPGVLAQLPFDTASRLRGAHLPQGAPTSPALANLVAHRLDRRLTGLARTHRVAYTRYADDLAFSGSDLAVDRLIHAVGLIVADEGFSVHPGKTRVMRAHRRQHLAGLVVNTRPQAARAEYDAVKALLFNCVRHGPDSQNRDGRPHFREYVYGRIAWVGESNEGRKRSLHALAARVDWTEQRL from the coding sequence GTGGCGACTGACGGAGCCTGGACGAGGGCCGGGCTCGTGCTCCGCTTCGAGGAAACCGGAGTGCCGGACGCCGGCCGGATCGCGATACGGCTCCACGACCTCATGCCCACGCCACCGATCGGCGGCATCGACAGCGTCCATCGGCTGCTGTCGGAACTTCCGCTGATCGCACCACCGGAGCCGATCGTCGACGAGGTGTCCGGCAACGACTGGAAGTTCGACGTCCCGCAGTGGTCGCGCACAGCCGCGGTCGCCGAGGCGGTCGGCCTCACCCCCACCGAACTCGACTGGTTCGCGGATTCCGGCGGGTGGCTGCGCACGAAGGCGCCGCCGCTGCAGCACTACCGCTACCGGATCCGGTCGGACAACCGCCTGCTCGAAGCGCCCAAAGAACGCCTCCGGGAAGTGCAGCGCCGGGTCCTGCGGACCGTTCTCGACCGCGTTCCGCCCCACGTCGCGGCGCACGGATTCGTCCGAGGTCGCAGTGTCCACACCTTCGCCGCTCCGCATGCGGGGCACGAGGTCGTGCTGCGCGTCGACCTTCGCGCCTTCTTCCCCTCGGTCTCACGGACGCGGGTGCAGGCGGTCTTCGACGCACTCGGCTATCCGGCCAGGGTGTCACGGGTGCTCGCTGGGCTCTGCACCACGTCGACCCCGCCCGGTGTCCTCGCGCAGCTTCCGTTCGACACGGCGAGCCGGCTCCGGGGTGCACACCTGCCGCAGGGGGCGCCGACGTCGCCGGCTCTCGCCAATCTCGTTGCCCACCGGCTCGATCGCAGATTGACCGGACTCGCGCGAACCCACCGCGTCGCGTACACCAGGTATGCCGACGATCTCGCGTTCTCCGGGTCGGATCTGGCGGTGGACCGACTGATCCACGCAGTCGGTCTGATCGTGGCGGACGAAGGCTTTTCCGTCCACCCGGGAAAGACCCGGGTGATGCGAGCACATCGACGCCAGCACCTGGCCGGGCTGGTGGTCAACACTCGTCCGCAGGCCGCCCGCGCCGAGTACGACGCTGTGAAGGCGCTGCTGTTCAATTGTGTTCGGCACGGACCGGATTCGCAGAATCGGGACGGCAGACCGCACTTTCGCGAGTACGTTTACGGACGCATCGCCTGGGTCGGGGAATCGAACGAGGGCAGGAAACGTTCGCTGCACGCCTTGGCCGCCCGGGTCGACTGGACGGAGCAGCGTCTCTGA
- a CDS encoding SDR family oxidoreductase codes for MNVTERVIVVTGAGSGIGRSIATGLLDAGHRVVLTGRTREALDQTAHGNDHALVVPADVTSPQSVHNLFAVVAERFGRLDVLVNNAGTFGPSGAVDEIEPQDWDQTVATNLTGVFLCSREAVRMMKSQTPRGGRIINNGSLSAHTPRPASVAYTATKHAVSGLTKSIALDGRDHDICCSQIDIGNAETAMTAGIGQSARQADGSMRAEPTFDPRYVADAVTRLVELPLDVTVPTMTIMAARMPFVGRG; via the coding sequence GTGAACGTGACGGAACGGGTCATCGTCGTGACGGGTGCCGGCTCGGGAATCGGGCGGTCCATCGCGACCGGACTACTCGATGCCGGGCATCGCGTGGTGCTGACGGGACGGACGCGCGAGGCCCTCGATCAGACAGCGCACGGGAACGACCACGCGCTCGTCGTCCCCGCCGACGTCACCTCACCTCAGTCCGTGCACAACCTCTTCGCTGTGGTGGCGGAACGATTCGGCCGCCTCGACGTACTCGTCAACAACGCCGGCACCTTCGGCCCCTCCGGCGCGGTGGACGAGATCGAACCGCAGGACTGGGATCAGACCGTCGCCACGAACCTGACCGGAGTCTTCCTCTGCTCGCGGGAAGCCGTCCGAATGATGAAGTCGCAGACACCCCGCGGCGGGCGGATCATCAACAACGGCTCCCTGTCTGCACACACACCCCGACCTGCCAGCGTCGCCTACACCGCAACCAAACACGCGGTCTCGGGGTTGACCAAGTCGATCGCACTCGACGGGCGCGACCACGACATCTGCTGTTCCCAGATCGACATCGGGAACGCCGAAACCGCCATGACCGCCGGGATCGGCCAATCCGCGCGCCAAGCAGACGGATCCATGCGAGCCGAACCCACGTTCGATCCGCGGTACGTCGCGGACGCGGTCACCCGGTTGGTCGAACTCCCCCTGGACGTCACCGTGCCGACGATGACGATCATGGCCGCCCGCATGCCGTTCGTCGGCCGCGGGTGA
- a CDS encoding NADPH-dependent oxidoreductase: MTIADFALRTALQQRYWDPALTEPAQWNPVLEALHSHRSVRRYLPDPLTDETLDVLVSAAQSAATSSNLQAWSVVAVRDPDRKARLAALAGDQAHIVEAPVLLVWLADFARVRQLAGDRGAPIEGADFLESSYLGFIDAALAAQNAVTAAESLGLGTVFIGAIRNKPEEVAAELGLPPHVFAVFGLVVGQPHPDADAQIKPRLPRQAVLHHETYDLPAQRDHIDAYEGRIAAFYGAQELEHSWTARVLDRLASAARLNGRDRLKESLIRLGFPLR; this comes from the coding sequence GTGACCATCGCAGACTTCGCACTTCGTACCGCACTGCAGCAGCGATACTGGGACCCCGCCCTCACCGAACCCGCGCAGTGGAACCCGGTTCTGGAAGCTCTGCACTCGCACCGGTCGGTTCGCCGCTACCTGCCCGATCCGCTGACCGACGAGACTCTCGACGTCCTCGTCTCGGCGGCACAGTCGGCCGCCACGTCGTCGAACCTCCAGGCATGGAGTGTCGTCGCGGTCCGCGACCCCGACCGGAAGGCTCGCCTGGCCGCGCTCGCCGGCGACCAGGCTCACATAGTCGAAGCCCCGGTCCTGCTGGTCTGGCTCGCCGACTTCGCCCGGGTCCGCCAACTCGCCGGCGACCGCGGCGCGCCGATCGAGGGCGCCGACTTCCTCGAGAGCAGCTACCTCGGGTTCATCGACGCCGCCCTGGCGGCGCAGAACGCCGTGACCGCGGCGGAGTCTCTCGGCCTGGGAACGGTGTTCATCGGCGCGATCCGCAACAAGCCCGAGGAGGTCGCCGCGGAACTCGGCCTACCGCCCCACGTGTTCGCGGTGTTCGGGCTCGTCGTCGGACAACCCCATCCAGACGCAGATGCCCAGATCAAACCGCGTCTGCCCCGACAGGCGGTGTTGCACCACGAGACGTACGACCTGCCTGCCCAGCGCGACCACATCGATGCCTACGAGGGGCGCATCGCCGCGTTCTACGGCGCCCAAGAGCTCGAACATTCGTGGACTGCACGTGTTCTGGACCGACTCGCATCCGCAGCGCGGCTGAACGGGCGGGATCGGCTGAAGGAATCACTCATCCGTCTCGGCTTCCCACTTCGCTAG